Below is a genomic region from bacterium.
TGGCAATTGCGTTGATTTCTAGAATATCAAGTACAGTATTTAGACAATCCCCAGAGACCACATCAGGGGATTTTTTATTCCCCAAATTTATCATCCCATACATCTACATGATCTCTTCATACGGGTGTTTAAGGTTTTTTGAGATGGTGTCCGCCAGTAAACTAGCCACCAGCTAAACGCTGGTGGCTTTTATCTTTGCCTGCCGTAGCAGGCATCTAACACTTAGAAGAGCTTTGGCAGTTCTATCTGATGATGTTCTTGGTTCTGAACATAACGCTTAACTATTGCTTCATCAATGCCTACAGTGGATACAAAGTAGCCTCTGGCCCAAAGAGCTCCTTTAGGAAACCGCTTAGTCTTCTTCTTGAGCCAGGCACTTGATTTAGACTTAAGAACTGCCAAAGCATAGGCAACAGAATACTTGGGTGGTATTCCAATGTAGAGATGAATATGATCATCGCCAATGTGCCAAGCAGACATTTCCCAGCTTTTCCACTTGCAGATGGCCAGAAATATTCTTTTGAGTTCAGCTTTGGTATACTTGTCTTGCAATGCCTTGTTTCGATACCTTGGAGTCCAAACCACATGGTAGAAACAACGGTAAGTGCTATGTTCAAGTTGGTACAATCTTCGACTTGAAACCATTTTTAAAATCACCTCCTTTCTTGCTTGAGGTGATTTTATTGTAGCGTGCTTTTGCCGAGAGCTACGCTTTCAAACGCACACCCCAGCTAAAGCTGGGGGTTTAGATGGGTAAAGAAAAACACCCTTGCGGGTGTTTTAATATTGTATAAATTAGGGACTAGAAATTTAATACTCCTGCCAATCTTTCTGCTAGAACTTGGATCTGGGAATATGCTTTGTCGAAGGTATTGGCTAGGACTGCATGAGCTGGATTGTACCCCCAAGAGGTTAGAATCTGCATAGAAGGAATACCAACTAATGCTCCGACAGAGATAATCTGCAAGGTGCCAGAATTGTTGATCAAAGTACCGGCAAGATGTGCTTGTTCTGAAGTGGAGAGGTTTGGGGCAGTTTCCATAAAAGAAACATCTCCATAAATAGCATTTCCAAACGAGAAGCCCAAAGCTTTAAATACAGCGCTAGAAGTAAATCCAGCCTTCTTGCCACCCGTAATAAGGTAACAGGTACCTTTGTCCGAACCTCTGTCCGAGCAAGCAATCGATCCGTCCCGAACGGGGATAAAGCTACCAATTTCTAAAGCTAAATCGGCGTTATTAGCTGGAACGACATTCGTCCATGTATTAAACCCATAAGATAAATAAGCTCCGGCAGAAGTATACGGCCTGCGCTTGCCATCGCGTGTGAGCGTGTAAATCGTTCCGTCTGAAGTAATGATGTTAGTCCCAAGCGCATGAGGCTGTTCGACGGGTGCAGGATGACTGCCGTCTCCTGTCCAATTTCCACTCGCTGCCGCGGCCACCTCACCAAACAAGCCAAAAACTGAAAATGAATCGGTTTCGCACGTCACGGTATTGGCATTTGTATCTACCGTGCAAGGAGCCAACGATGTCCATACCCCGCCACTGTAATGCCAGATTTCCAAAGAAGACTCATCAATACCATTTAGGTCATCTTCATCGTAGGTAACAGTAATTTCGATAGGCTCGTCAAAGCCGGGGGCAACTCCAGTGTTAACATCGTAAATATTCTTTAGATCGAACACCAAGTTGCTTGCGGTCTTACCTGTTGGAATTCCTGTGCCATTAAGACCGTCTGCTGGATCAATTAATTTAATTTGGTAGAACAGGTTATCTGCCGTTGCTCCTGCAGGAATATTCAACAGAATAGTGTTTCCGCCATTTGTTAACTGAGCAGTACCTCCTGTAGATGCATCTATGGCAGTGGTTTCATCTGCTAGGATTTCGGCCGAACCAACACAACCATCTGTTGTAAATGTTGCGTTAGGGCTGGTAGTCG
It encodes:
- the tnpA gene encoding IS200/IS605 family transposase translates to MVSSRRLYQLEHSTYRCFYHVVWTPRYRNKALQDKYTKAELKRIFLAICKWKSWEMSAWHIGDDHIHLYIGIPPKYSVAYALAVLKSKSSAWLKKKTKRFPKGALWARGYFVSTVGIDEAIVKRYVQNQEHHQIELPKLF